In Salinibacterium sp. ZJ70, one DNA window encodes the following:
- the ispG gene encoding flavodoxin-dependent (E)-4-hydroxy-3-methylbut-2-enyl-diphosphate synthase, which yields MPALNIGMPKPAPEILAPRRKSRQIKVGKVLVGGDAPVSVQSMTTTPTTNINATLQQIAELTASGCDIVRVAVPSQDDADVLHIIAKKSQIPVIADIHFQPKYVFQAIDAGCAAVRVNPGNIRQFDDKVGEIAKAAKDAGVSLRIGVNAGSLDKRLLAKYGRATPEALVESAVWEASLFEEHDFHDFKISVKHNDPIVMVKAYRMLAERGDWPLHLGVTEAGPAFQGTIKSATAFGILLSEGIGDTIRVSLSAPPAEEVKVGLQILQSLNLRERKLEIVSCPSCGRAQVDVYTLADSVTEGLKDVTVPLRVAVMGCVVNGPGEAREADLGVASGNGKGQIFVKGEVIKTVPEAEIVQTLIEEARRLADEMGPDAALGAPVVVTR from the coding sequence GTGCCTGCTCTGAACATCGGGATGCCCAAGCCCGCCCCTGAGATCCTCGCCCCACGACGCAAGTCGCGACAGATCAAGGTGGGCAAGGTCCTCGTCGGTGGGGATGCGCCCGTGAGCGTTCAGTCGATGACCACGACCCCCACCACCAACATCAACGCGACCCTCCAGCAGATCGCCGAGCTCACCGCATCCGGCTGTGACATCGTGCGCGTCGCCGTGCCCAGCCAGGACGACGCGGATGTGCTCCACATCATCGCCAAGAAGAGCCAGATCCCGGTCATCGCCGACATCCACTTCCAGCCGAAGTACGTCTTCCAGGCCATCGACGCGGGCTGTGCCGCGGTGCGCGTGAACCCCGGCAACATCCGCCAGTTCGACGACAAGGTGGGGGAGATCGCGAAGGCCGCGAAGGACGCCGGAGTGTCGCTGCGCATCGGTGTGAACGCCGGATCGCTCGACAAGCGCCTGCTCGCCAAGTACGGTCGCGCGACGCCGGAGGCTCTCGTCGAGAGCGCCGTCTGGGAAGCGAGCCTGTTCGAGGAGCACGACTTCCACGACTTCAAGATCTCGGTCAAGCACAACGACCCCATCGTCATGGTGAAGGCCTACCGGATGCTCGCCGAGCGCGGCGACTGGCCGCTTCACCTCGGCGTCACGGAGGCCGGTCCTGCCTTCCAAGGCACGATCAAGTCGGCCACGGCGTTCGGAATCCTCCTCTCGGAGGGCATCGGCGACACCATCCGCGTCTCGCTGTCGGCGCCCCCCGCCGAGGAGGTCAAGGTGGGTCTGCAGATCCTGCAGTCCCTCAACCTCCGCGAGCGCAAGCTCGAGATCGTCTCGTGCCCGTCGTGCGGTCGCGCCCAGGTCGACGTGTACACGCTCGCCGATTCGGTGACGGAGGGCCTCAAGGATGTGACGGTGCCGTTGCGCGTCGCCGTCATGGGGTGCGTCGTCAACGGACCGGGAGAGGCGCGCGAAGCCGACCTCGGTGTCGCCTCCGGCAACGGCAAGGGGCAGATCTTCGTCAAGGGCGAAGTCATCAAGACCGTGCCCGAGGCCGAGATCGTGCAGACGCTCATCGAGGAGGCGCGTCGCCTGGCCGATGAGATGGGCCCGGACGCGGCCCTCGGCGCCCCCGTCGTCGTCACGCGCTGA
- a CDS encoding GNAT family N-acetyltransferase: MTRRIRTVPASDARWDDLQEVFRGRGDARGCQCQWFRVRDKEFAAMPHAEREARFREQTSCERPGRPTTGLVAFDGDEAVGWVAVEPRSAYVRLVRGRLPWAGREEDPEDASVWAIVCFVVRDGHRGTGIGAELARAAVAYARKHGARAVEGYPRHRAEGRAQSAADFYVGSPGMFAEAGMREVSRPNPRRSVMRVDFG, translated from the coding sequence ATGACGCGACGCATCCGCACCGTCCCCGCATCGGATGCCCGATGGGATGACCTGCAGGAGGTCTTCCGCGGCCGCGGCGACGCCCGAGGTTGCCAGTGCCAGTGGTTCCGTGTGCGTGACAAGGAGTTCGCGGCGATGCCCCACGCCGAGCGCGAGGCCAGGTTCCGCGAGCAGACGTCATGCGAAAGGCCCGGCCGTCCGACGACGGGTCTGGTGGCGTTCGACGGCGACGAGGCTGTGGGGTGGGTCGCCGTCGAACCACGGTCCGCGTACGTGCGCCTCGTGCGTGGGCGGCTGCCCTGGGCAGGCCGCGAGGAGGACCCCGAGGACGCGTCCGTGTGGGCGATCGTGTGCTTCGTGGTGCGAGACGGCCACCGCGGGACGGGGATCGGCGCTGAGCTCGCGCGCGCGGCAGTCGCCTATGCCCGGAAGCACGGCGCGCGAGCCGTGGAAGGCTACCCGCGGCATCGCGCAGAGGGGCGCGCGCAATCCGCAGCCGACTTCTACGTCGGCTCGCCCGGGATGTTCGCAGAGGCCGGGATGCGAGAGGTGTCGCGCCCGAACCCTCGCCGATCCGTCATGCGCGTCGATTTCGGGTGA
- the dxr gene encoding 1-deoxy-D-xylulose-5-phosphate reductoisomerase: protein MSRRRVLVLGSTGSIGVQALEVIAANPDRFELVGIAAGRNAEALERQAADTGVARTALGIDDAVALVGDVEADVVVNGITGSVGLAATLAVLETGATLALANKESLIVGGDLVLAAAAPGQIVPVDSEHSALAQAIMAGAHDEVRRLVVTASGGPFRGFTRERLADVRPADALAHPTWDMGRVITTNSATLVNKGLEVIEAHLLFGIPYERIDVVVHPQSIVHSMVEFVDGSTIAQASPPDMRLPISLALDWPHRVPGAGVPIDWTRAQEWTFEPLDDETFPAVALARRVGELGGTYPAVYNAANEQAVDAFHEGRVPFLGIVDTIRRVVDAHTPGESTLEGVLAAETWARAEADRILAEHPSR, encoded by the coding sequence ATGTCGCGTCGTCGTGTGCTCGTCCTCGGTTCCACGGGCTCGATCGGAGTCCAGGCGCTCGAGGTGATCGCCGCGAATCCCGACCGCTTCGAGCTCGTCGGGATCGCCGCGGGTCGCAACGCCGAGGCTCTCGAGCGCCAGGCTGCGGACACCGGCGTCGCCCGCACGGCGCTCGGCATCGACGACGCCGTCGCACTCGTGGGTGATGTCGAAGCCGACGTCGTCGTCAACGGCATCACGGGATCCGTGGGACTGGCAGCGACGCTCGCCGTGCTCGAGACGGGGGCGACGCTCGCGCTCGCCAACAAGGAGAGCCTCATCGTGGGCGGCGACCTCGTGCTCGCCGCCGCAGCACCCGGGCAGATCGTCCCTGTCGACTCGGAGCATTCTGCGCTCGCGCAGGCGATCATGGCGGGGGCGCACGACGAGGTTCGCCGACTCGTGGTCACCGCATCCGGGGGCCCGTTCCGCGGGTTCACGCGGGAGCGACTCGCGGATGTGCGCCCCGCCGATGCTCTCGCGCATCCCACCTGGGACATGGGGCGCGTCATCACGACCAACTCGGCGACGCTCGTCAACAAGGGGCTCGAGGTGATCGAGGCGCACCTGCTCTTCGGCATCCCCTACGAGCGGATCGACGTCGTCGTGCATCCGCAGTCGATCGTGCACTCGATGGTGGAGTTCGTCGACGGTTCGACGATCGCGCAGGCCTCGCCGCCCGACATGCGCCTTCCGATCTCGCTCGCGCTCGATTGGCCGCACCGCGTGCCGGGCGCAGGCGTGCCGATCGACTGGACGCGCGCGCAGGAGTGGACGTTCGAACCGCTCGACGACGAGACATTCCCAGCTGTCGCGCTCGCGCGGCGAGTGGGCGAGCTCGGGGGCACCTACCCTGCGGTCTACAACGCCGCCAACGAGCAGGCGGTCGACGCCTTCCACGAGGGCCGCGTGCCGTTCCTCGGCATCGTCGACACCATCCGACGCGTGGTCGACGCGCACACGCCGGGGGAATCCACCCTCGAGGGTGTGCTCGCCGCGGAGACGTGGGCGCGCGCCGAGGCGGACCGGATCCTCGCCGAGCATCCCTCGCGCTGA
- the gabT gene encoding 4-aminobutyrate--2-oxoglutarate transaminase: protein MAFSVPQERKLVTELPGPKSRALQERRVASVSRGAGTLANIYMDHGAGAILVDVDGNQLIDLGCGIGVTTIGHAHPEVAEAVAEQARKLTHTLFTVTPYENYVRVAEKLAEITPGDFEKHSILVNSGAEAVENAVKIARKFTGRRAIVSLDHAFHGRTNLTMAMTYRPWPERAGMGPFPGELYSVPISYPFKDGLTGEEAAAKTIDYIETHIGGTEVAAFFAEPIQGDGGIVIPAPGYFAAIKKYCEDNGIVFVADEIQAGIARTGAWYSIEHHGVVPDLVTSAKGIAGGMPLAAVTGRADIMDAVQPGGIGGTFGGNPVSAAAALKVFEIIERDNLIGEAQRVERSLLARIGDWTEKFDVVGEVRGKGAMFGIELVKPGTKTPNPEALTKVLAHATANGVIPLDAGSWDSVLRLLPSVVISDELIDDAMGVLEEALSTL from the coding sequence ATGGCATTCTCCGTCCCCCAGGAGCGCAAGCTCGTCACCGAACTCCCTGGTCCGAAGTCTCGTGCGCTTCAGGAACGCCGTGTCGCGAGCGTCTCGCGAGGAGCGGGGACGCTCGCCAACATCTACATGGACCACGGCGCCGGAGCGATCCTCGTGGACGTCGACGGCAACCAGCTCATCGACCTCGGCTGTGGAATCGGCGTCACGACCATCGGCCACGCGCACCCCGAAGTCGCCGAGGCCGTCGCCGAGCAGGCGCGCAAGCTCACCCACACTCTCTTCACCGTGACCCCGTACGAGAACTACGTGCGCGTCGCCGAGAAGCTCGCTGAGATCACCCCCGGCGACTTCGAGAAGCACTCGATCCTCGTCAACAGCGGTGCGGAGGCGGTGGAGAACGCGGTCAAGATCGCCCGCAAGTTCACGGGCCGGCGCGCGATCGTGAGCCTCGACCACGCCTTCCACGGCCGAACCAACCTCACGATGGCGATGACCTACCGCCCCTGGCCGGAGCGCGCGGGCATGGGCCCGTTCCCCGGCGAGCTGTACTCCGTGCCGATCTCCTACCCGTTCAAGGACGGCCTGACCGGCGAGGAAGCCGCCGCCAAGACGATCGACTACATCGAGACGCACATCGGCGGCACCGAGGTCGCGGCGTTCTTCGCCGAGCCCATCCAGGGCGACGGCGGCATCGTGATCCCGGCCCCCGGCTACTTCGCCGCGATCAAGAAGTACTGCGAGGACAACGGCATCGTCTTCGTCGCGGACGAGATCCAGGCGGGAATCGCCCGCACGGGCGCGTGGTACTCGATCGAGCACCACGGCGTCGTCCCTGACCTCGTGACGAGCGCGAAGGGCATCGCCGGCGGCATGCCGCTTGCCGCGGTCACCGGCCGCGCCGACATCATGGATGCCGTGCAGCCGGGCGGCATCGGCGGAACGTTCGGCGGCAACCCCGTCTCGGCCGCAGCCGCGCTCAAGGTCTTCGAGATCATCGAGCGCGACAACCTCATCGGGGAGGCGCAGCGCGTCGAGCGCTCGCTCCTGGCGCGCATCGGCGACTGGACCGAGAAGTTCGACGTCGTCGGTGAGGTGCGCGGCAAGGGCGCGATGTTCGGCATCGAGCTCGTGAAGCCCGGAACGAAGACCCCCAACCCGGAGGCCCTCACGAAGGTTCTCGCGCACGCGACAGCGAACGGCGTCATCCCGCTCGACGCCGGATCGTGGGACTCGGTCCTGCGGCTGCTCCCGAGCGTCGTCATCAGCGATGAGCTGATCGACGACGCCATGGGCGTGCTCGAAGAGGCCCTTTCGACGCTCTAG
- a CDS encoding FKBP-type peptidyl-prolyl cis-trans isomerase, whose protein sequence is MPRFLPVLAVVALGVALTGCASDEPEAPSTSAPDGQAECAAPGKASDSVIVTGEFGETPTVEFSAPLAASTLERTVVKKGDGRAVEAGDQVFVDLALYDGQSGELVDVSDFDGVGLGLPLVEGYTAQEFIDIITCSTVGSRVVAVVPAAEGGDSDSTAVVVLDVLPLPTPAAWTENVPEVVFGEDGTPVVTIPQTEAPTQLQVAVLTEGDGPVVEDGDDVTVDYMGLRWDTNEVFDESFSREPTTFGTGDVVRGFGAALVGQKVGTTLLVSIPPALGYGVEETSNGLGGKTLVFLVEIADTKN, encoded by the coding sequence GTGCCCCGTTTCCTCCCCGTTCTCGCTGTCGTCGCGCTCGGCGTCGCTCTCACCGGCTGCGCCTCCGACGAGCCCGAGGCTCCCTCGACGAGTGCGCCCGATGGCCAGGCCGAGTGCGCCGCTCCCGGCAAGGCGTCCGACTCCGTGATCGTGACGGGTGAGTTCGGCGAGACGCCGACCGTCGAGTTCTCGGCACCGCTCGCGGCATCGACGCTCGAGCGAACGGTCGTGAAGAAGGGCGACGGTCGCGCGGTGGAGGCTGGCGACCAGGTGTTCGTCGACCTCGCGCTGTACGACGGACAGTCGGGTGAGCTCGTCGACGTGTCCGACTTCGACGGGGTGGGCCTCGGCCTCCCGCTCGTCGAGGGCTACACCGCTCAGGAGTTCATCGACATCATCACGTGCAGCACCGTCGGCTCGCGCGTCGTCGCGGTGGTTCCCGCAGCGGAGGGCGGCGACTCCGACTCGACGGCCGTCGTCGTGCTCGACGTGCTGCCGCTTCCGACGCCCGCCGCATGGACTGAGAACGTTCCGGAGGTCGTGTTCGGCGAGGACGGCACGCCCGTCGTGACCATCCCGCAGACGGAGGCACCCACGCAGCTGCAGGTCGCGGTGCTGACCGAAGGCGACGGGCCGGTCGTGGAGGACGGCGACGACGTCACCGTCGACTACATGGGCCTGCGCTGGGACACGAACGAGGTCTTCGACGAGTCGTTCTCCCGCGAGCCCACGACCTTCGGCACGGGCGACGTCGTCCGCGGCTTCGGGGCAGCGCTCGTCGGGCAGAAGGTCGGCACGACACTTCTCGTGTCGATTCCGCCGGCGCTCGGCTACGGCGTGGAGGAGACCTCGAACGGCCTCGGCGGCAAGACGCTCGTCTTCCTGGTCGAGATCGCCGACACCAAGAACTGA
- a CDS encoding RIP metalloprotease — protein METVLLYALGVIIVAVGIAVSIGLHEIGHLLPAKLFGVKVGQFMIGFGPTLWSRRRGETEYGIKAIPLGGYISMAGMYPPERVGARARTASTGFFDTLVQDARDQSADTITPGDEERTFYRLPVAKRIVVMLGGPLMNLLIAIVLYAIVLCGFGLPQYSTTLGSVNECVATNVEQTECTSTDPIAPAAEAGLLPGDRLISIAGQPIEEWADVSAAIRPNADRAIPFVVERDGTQLTLNVTPLLSERPLVDENGEYLRGDDGEILTEPLGFVGIGPATEKVRQPVTAVLPAVGDNVVRVGEIILTLPQRLVQVAQAAFGGDDRDPNGPISVVGVGRLAGEMTALDAAPVADRASGLLQMLASLNVALFVFNLIPLLPLDGGHVAGALWEAIRRGFAKLFRKPDPGPVDIARLVPVTLVIVAVLGLMSALLIYADIVNPITLG, from the coding sequence GTGGAAACCGTGCTGCTGTACGCCCTCGGCGTGATCATCGTCGCCGTCGGCATCGCCGTCTCGATCGGCCTCCACGAGATCGGCCATCTGCTGCCCGCGAAGCTCTTCGGGGTGAAGGTCGGGCAGTTCATGATCGGCTTCGGTCCCACGCTGTGGTCCCGGCGCCGGGGTGAGACCGAGTACGGCATCAAAGCCATCCCCCTCGGCGGCTACATCTCGATGGCGGGCATGTATCCACCCGAGCGCGTCGGTGCGCGCGCCCGCACCGCGAGCACCGGATTCTTCGACACCCTCGTGCAGGACGCCCGGGACCAGTCCGCCGACACCATCACTCCCGGCGATGAGGAGCGCACGTTCTATCGGCTCCCCGTCGCGAAGCGCATCGTCGTGATGCTGGGCGGCCCGCTCATGAACCTCCTCATCGCGATCGTCCTGTACGCGATCGTGCTGTGCGGCTTCGGCCTCCCGCAGTACTCGACGACGCTCGGCAGCGTCAACGAGTGCGTCGCGACGAACGTCGAGCAGACCGAGTGCACGTCGACCGATCCCATCGCGCCCGCGGCAGAGGCGGGCCTGCTGCCCGGAGACCGCCTCATCTCGATCGCCGGCCAGCCGATCGAGGAGTGGGCGGATGTCAGTGCCGCGATCCGCCCCAACGCCGATCGCGCCATCCCGTTCGTGGTCGAGCGCGACGGCACGCAGCTGACGCTGAACGTGACGCCCCTGCTGAGCGAGCGTCCGCTGGTCGACGAGAACGGCGAGTATCTGCGCGGCGACGACGGCGAGATCCTCACCGAGCCGCTCGGATTCGTCGGCATCGGCCCCGCGACCGAGAAGGTGCGCCAGCCGGTGACGGCCGTTCTGCCCGCGGTAGGCGACAACGTCGTGCGCGTGGGGGAGATCATCCTGACCCTCCCGCAGCGGCTCGTGCAGGTCGCCCAGGCCGCTTTCGGCGGCGACGATCGCGACCCGAACGGGCCCATCAGCGTGGTCGGCGTCGGACGCCTCGCGGGCGAGATGACGGCGCTCGACGCCGCGCCCGTCGCGGATCGCGCCTCAGGGCTGCTGCAGATGCTCGCGTCGCTCAACGTCGCGCTCTTCGTGTTCAACCTCATCCCGCTGCTGCCGCTCGATGGCGGCCACGTCGCGGGCGCCCTGTGGGAGGCGATCCGTCGCGGCTTCGCGAAGCTCTTCCGCAAGCCCGATCCCGGTCCCGTCGACATCGCGCGGCTCGTGCCCGTGACGCTCGTGATCGTCGCCGTGCTCGGTCTCATGAGTGCGCTGCTCATCTACGCGGACATCGTCAATCCCATCACCCTCGGCTAG